The following proteins are co-located in the Myxococcus fulvus genome:
- a CDS encoding DUF4286 family protein — protein MAAVTSLYTVVIEVEPGAEAAWNQWHEGTHVPEVLREPGFLGCRKWKDTERAPDGWARYVCHFELASEADFQRYTTSDAAKHLRAESLARFGTVTRHSRQVLTEVKRF, from the coding sequence GTGGCAGCCGTGACGTCGCTGTACACCGTGGTCATCGAGGTGGAGCCCGGCGCGGAGGCCGCGTGGAATCAGTGGCACGAGGGGACGCACGTCCCCGAGGTCCTGCGCGAGCCGGGGTTCCTGGGGTGCCGGAAGTGGAAGGACACGGAGCGGGCCCCGGATGGCTGGGCCCGGTACGTGTGTCACTTCGAGCTGGCCAGTGAGGCGGACTTCCAGCGCTACACCACGAGCGACGCGGCGAAGCACCTGCGCGCGGAGTCACTCGCCCGCTTCGGGACGGTGACGCGGCACTCGCGGCAGGTGTTGACCGAGGTGAAGCGGTTCTGA
- a CDS encoding S8 family serine peptidase has product MTVTRKPLSLPSPTTRTGEAARPEAPATPAAERVVARPGKNGTDGFESAKSARPTNFVDRPTGHRPDPSAPVLPATAFAFGPSKATLAGRDTSTPVTLTASATPNAAVKDLATVTSTVSFDKDVSLDSLKLNLDLAHSYRGDLVVKVTSPSGKTATVSNRQGGGADDVKGSFDLSTTFKGESAKGTWTLSVEDKARADTGTLKSWGLEATGKAPGTDPVDPKPPRPTGDPVIAVFDGGVDFKHSDLDSAMWTNPNEVAGDGIDNDGNGVKDDIHGYNVGFNSGDVMKGQGTDHGTHVAGIIAAEDNGEGNTGIAAGKAKVMSIGGLYDGADLLTNFERGVDYIVNMKENHGVNVRALNASFGDEYRDAASQARWKAAVQKLADADILLVAATANGNGSNMNNVQDFPANIDLPNVITVAAMDQRNDKLARFSSHGDKVVELAAVGENVLSTVPGGDWEKMSGTSMATPTVAGAAALMFAANPDLTAAQVRDLLVQTVEIDPDLKGKVSTSGKLDIAAAVKAAEEFTPPATVAGR; this is encoded by the coding sequence ATGACCGTCACCCGCAAGCCCCTGTCGCTGCCGTCGCCCACCACCCGCACCGGGGAGGCTGCTCGTCCGGAGGCGCCCGCGACGCCCGCCGCGGAGCGCGTGGTGGCCCGGCCCGGCAAGAACGGCACGGACGGCTTCGAGTCGGCCAAGTCGGCGCGGCCCACGAACTTCGTGGACCGTCCCACGGGTCACCGCCCGGACCCGAGCGCCCCGGTGTTGCCGGCCACGGCGTTCGCCTTCGGCCCGAGCAAGGCCACGCTGGCCGGCCGTGACACCTCCACGCCGGTGACGCTGACGGCGTCCGCCACGCCCAACGCGGCGGTGAAGGACCTGGCGACGGTGACGTCGACGGTCAGCTTCGACAAGGACGTGTCGCTCGACTCGCTGAAGCTGAACCTGGACCTGGCGCACTCGTACCGGGGCGACCTGGTGGTGAAGGTGACCAGCCCGTCCGGCAAGACGGCGACGGTGTCCAACCGCCAGGGTGGCGGCGCGGACGACGTGAAGGGCTCGTTCGACCTGAGCACCACGTTCAAGGGCGAGTCGGCCAAGGGCACCTGGACGCTGTCCGTCGAGGACAAGGCGCGCGCGGACACGGGCACGCTGAAGAGCTGGGGGCTGGAGGCCACGGGCAAGGCGCCGGGCACGGACCCGGTGGACCCCAAGCCCCCGCGCCCCACGGGTGACCCGGTCATCGCGGTGTTCGACGGCGGCGTGGACTTCAAGCACAGCGACCTCGACAGCGCGATGTGGACGAACCCGAACGAGGTCGCCGGCGACGGAATCGACAACGACGGCAACGGCGTGAAGGACGACATCCACGGCTACAACGTCGGCTTCAACAGCGGCGACGTGATGAAGGGCCAGGGCACGGACCACGGCACGCACGTGGCGGGCATCATCGCGGCCGAGGACAACGGCGAGGGCAACACGGGCATCGCGGCGGGCAAGGCGAAGGTGATGAGCATCGGCGGCCTGTACGACGGCGCGGACCTGCTCACCAACTTCGAGCGCGGCGTGGACTACATCGTCAACATGAAGGAGAACCACGGCGTCAACGTGCGCGCGCTCAACGCGAGCTTCGGTGACGAGTACCGCGACGCGGCCTCGCAGGCGCGCTGGAAGGCCGCCGTGCAGAAGCTGGCGGACGCGGACATCCTGCTGGTCGCGGCCACGGCGAACGGCAACGGCAGCAACATGAACAACGTGCAGGACTTCCCGGCCAACATCGACCTGCCCAACGTCATCACCGTGGCGGCCATGGACCAGCGCAACGACAAGCTGGCGCGCTTCTCCTCGCACGGCGACAAGGTGGTGGAGCTGGCCGCGGTGGGCGAGAACGTCCTGAGCACCGTGCCCGGCGGCGACTGGGAGAAGATGAGCGGCACGTCCATGGCCACCCCCACGGTGGCGGGCGCCGCGGCCCTGATGTTCGCCGCGAACCCGGACCTGACGGCCGCGCAGGTGCGCGACCTGCTGGTTCAGACGGTGGAGATCGACCCGGACCTCAAGGGCAAGGTCAGCACCAGCGGCAAGCTGGACATCGCCGCCGCCGTGAAGGCCGCCGAGGAGTTCACGCCCCCCGCCACCGTCGCGGGTCGCTGA
- a CDS encoding DUF3037 domain-containing protein, which yields MPAHSSFDYAIIRVVPRVEREEFINVGVVLFCTTQRFLGARVEVDEARLKALAPDIDLETVRCHLDSFQRVCVGGKGSGPIGQLPQKERWHWLVAPRSTMLQTGPVHSGLSQEPQAALEHLLDTVVRLKRAS from the coding sequence GTGCCCGCGCACAGCTCGTTTGACTACGCCATCATCCGCGTCGTCCCGCGCGTGGAGCGCGAGGAGTTCATCAACGTGGGCGTCGTCCTCTTCTGCACCACGCAGCGCTTCCTGGGCGCGCGCGTGGAGGTGGACGAGGCGCGCCTGAAGGCGCTCGCGCCCGACATCGACCTGGAGACGGTGCGCTGCCACCTGGACAGCTTCCAGCGCGTCTGCGTGGGCGGCAAGGGCTCGGGGCCCATCGGTCAGCTGCCGCAGAAGGAGCGCTGGCACTGGCTGGTCGCCCCGCGCAGCACCATGCTCCAGACGGGGCCGGTGCACTCGGGGCTGAGCCAGGAGCCCCAGGCCGCGCTGGAGCACCTGCTCGACACCGTGGTGCGCCTCAAGCGCGCATCGTGA
- a CDS encoding HipA family kinase, producing the protein MPRTIVATRYVTPLREGGSLPAIVEADDAGLYVVKFRGAGQGAKALIAEYIAAELARAAGLRVPELVLVELDPALGRNEPDSEIRELLKASAGLNLALDYLPGSVTFDPVAGPAPKVDVASSLVAFDAFITNVDRTPKNPNLLCWHRELWLIDHGASLYFHHAWEDWEERSQSRFAPIKDHVLLPWAGQLPQAQALLSAHFTRALMETTVAGIPEGWLKAAESPFPTVEAHRAAYVSWLCKRVEALPAFIEEAARARAQLV; encoded by the coding sequence ATGCCGAGGACCATCGTCGCCACGCGCTACGTGACGCCCCTGCGCGAGGGGGGCTCGTTGCCTGCCATCGTCGAGGCGGACGACGCGGGGCTGTATGTCGTGAAGTTCCGGGGGGCGGGCCAGGGGGCCAAGGCCCTCATCGCGGAGTACATCGCCGCGGAGCTGGCGCGGGCCGCGGGGCTGCGCGTGCCGGAGCTGGTGCTGGTGGAGCTGGACCCGGCGCTGGGCCGCAACGAGCCGGACAGCGAGATTCGCGAGCTGCTCAAGGCGAGCGCGGGGCTGAACCTGGCGCTGGACTACCTGCCCGGCTCGGTGACGTTCGACCCGGTGGCGGGGCCCGCGCCGAAGGTGGACGTGGCGTCGTCGCTGGTGGCGTTCGACGCGTTCATCACCAACGTGGACCGCACGCCGAAGAACCCCAACCTCCTGTGCTGGCACCGGGAGCTGTGGCTCATCGACCACGGCGCGTCGCTCTACTTCCACCACGCGTGGGAGGACTGGGAGGAGCGCAGCCAGAGCCGCTTCGCCCCCATCAAGGACCACGTGCTGCTGCCGTGGGCGGGCCAGCTCCCCCAGGCCCAGGCGCTGCTTTCCGCGCACTTCACGCGGGCGCTGATGGAGACCACCGTCGCGGGCATTCCGGAGGGCTGGCTGAAGGCGGCCGAGTCCCCCTTCCCCACCGTGGAGGCGCACCGCGCCGCCTACGTGAGCTGGCTGTGCAAGCGTGTCGAGGCCCTGCCGGCCTTCATCGAGGAGGCCGCCCGTGCCCGCGCACAGCTCGTTTGA
- a CDS encoding SitI3 family protein, whose product MSLDYNFRISTPHTPHHVLALVRESLGLPPGPRAPHEEAAGPGLLIAAGPVAQATRQWMETSLGFTPSVDLQFWVEERRRHPALTTLLQGVLEVLHRTPGDAVLVFGGESVLLLRRAGHLLLDSGTGVWTQERLALVNDSYELKVLPPL is encoded by the coding sequence ATGTCGCTCGACTACAACTTCCGTATCTCCACACCCCACACGCCTCATCATGTGCTGGCGCTCGTGCGTGAATCACTCGGGTTGCCGCCAGGTCCGAGGGCTCCGCACGAGGAAGCAGCAGGGCCCGGCCTCCTCATCGCCGCAGGGCCCGTCGCACAAGCCACCCGGCAGTGGATGGAGACATCTCTGGGCTTCACGCCCTCCGTCGACCTCCAGTTCTGGGTGGAGGAACGGCGACGCCACCCAGCGCTCACCACCTTGCTCCAAGGCGTCCTCGAAGTTCTACACAGGACGCCAGGAGACGCGGTGCTCGTATTCGGTGGCGAGTCCGTCCTGCTGCTGCGTCGCGCCGGACACCTGCTCCTCGACTCGGGAACAGGCGTCTGGACACAGGAGCGGTTGGCGCTCGTGAACGACTCCTACGAACTGAAGGTGCTGCCTCCGCTGTAG
- a CDS encoding organic hydroperoxide resistance protein gives MAPVTISPLYTAHATTHGGRSGKVQSSDQVIDLPLAMPKELGGAGGTATNPEQLFAAGYSACFESALRLVAGKAGKKLGPEVGILASVTIGKTPDGGFGLAVELKGILPGIPRDEAEKLMHAAHEVCPYSRATRGNIDVKLSVAE, from the coding sequence ATGGCTCCCGTCACGATTTCGCCGCTGTACACCGCCCACGCCACCACCCACGGAGGCCGGTCGGGCAAGGTCCAGTCCTCGGACCAGGTCATTGATTTGCCGCTGGCGATGCCGAAGGAGCTGGGAGGGGCGGGTGGGACGGCGACGAACCCGGAGCAGCTGTTCGCGGCGGGTTATTCCGCGTGCTTCGAGAGCGCGCTGCGGCTGGTGGCGGGCAAGGCGGGCAAGAAGCTGGGGCCCGAGGTGGGCATCTTGGCGTCGGTGACGATTGGGAAGACGCCGGACGGGGGCTTCGGGCTGGCGGTGGAGCTCAAGGGCATCCTGCCGGGCATCCCCCGTGATGAGGCGGAGAAGCTGATGCACGCGGCGCACGAGGTGTGCCCGTACTCGCGCGCCACGCGCGGCAACATCGACGTGAAGCTCTCCGTCGCGGAGTAG
- a CDS encoding GNAT family N-acetyltransferase — protein sequence MQERQLIPMDVAGTAVLVAARMLLEEPDVEEFFGWWRPEAGGRPPGRWSAAEGTRLFAVAERGSGVIGLAALTNIRREEHYARVCCSILAQHRQNGAGHWTMSELIRQGVRLDGLRHLETSVRASHTTSLVTLESLGFRRLDVSSHPSGDTSASGYVYLRLDLPSESAGYFPRVTARKLCA from the coding sequence ATGCAGGAGCGTCAGCTCATTCCGATGGATGTGGCGGGGACCGCGGTCCTGGTGGCGGCTCGGATGTTGTTGGAGGAGCCCGATGTCGAGGAGTTCTTCGGGTGGTGGCGGCCCGAGGCGGGAGGTCGTCCGCCAGGGCGCTGGAGCGCGGCGGAGGGGACCCGGTTGTTCGCCGTGGCCGAGCGGGGCAGCGGCGTCATCGGCCTCGCGGCGCTGACCAACATCCGCCGGGAGGAGCACTACGCCCGCGTGTGCTGCTCCATCCTGGCGCAGCATCGCCAGAATGGCGCGGGGCACTGGACCATGTCGGAGCTCATCCGGCAGGGCGTCAGGCTGGACGGGCTGCGACACCTGGAGACCTCCGTCCGCGCGAGCCACACGACGTCACTCGTGACCCTGGAGTCGCTCGGCTTCCGGCGCCTGGACGTGTCCAGCCATCCGTCCGGCGACACGTCCGCGAGCGGGTATGTCTATCTCCGGTTGGATCTACCCTCCGAGTCGGCGGGGTACTTCCCACGCGTCACCGCGCGCAAGCTCTGCGCGTGA
- a CDS encoding endonuclease/exonuclease/phosphatase family protein, which yields MPDSSIRIVTYNVRYFGHMLRGLASTVGPKRRVAFALAGLDPLPDVVCLQEVETSSLRSTIADRPKLPGETQLMAFMGRMEETFAAQGRDMPYEAFYFRAHHYKLGEVSLYTTGLAVLVNKRTLQVDKHNVDSPMSITHHHVQRLKDRKQSRICAHMRLLRRDDGRPFHVFNTHLSLPTPFAREFWSTKDKMGCGVNQLHEARKLAEFVGSLRADEPFIVCGDFNSPPSSPVFRYLTGEVSFTCAQAAVGQIDPSVSRGFPTAGFMHMRMHLDHMFSGGGVRWLDTEETHPFGDLKSRFHGLSDHMPIVARFALEALPVTLPVPGVPSVG from the coding sequence ATGCCCGACTCTTCGATTCGAATCGTCACGTACAACGTCCGCTACTTCGGCCACATGCTCCGGGGTCTGGCGAGCACCGTGGGCCCCAAGCGCCGGGTGGCCTTCGCCCTGGCCGGGCTGGACCCGCTGCCGGACGTGGTGTGCCTGCAGGAGGTGGAGACCAGCTCGCTGCGCAGCACCATCGCCGACCGCCCCAAGCTGCCCGGCGAGACGCAGCTGATGGCCTTCATGGGGCGCATGGAGGAGACGTTCGCCGCGCAGGGGCGCGACATGCCCTACGAGGCGTTCTACTTCCGCGCGCACCACTACAAGCTGGGCGAGGTGTCGCTCTACACCACGGGGCTGGCGGTGCTCGTCAACAAGCGCACCCTCCAGGTGGACAAGCACAACGTGGACTCGCCCATGTCCATCACCCACCACCACGTGCAGCGGCTCAAGGACCGCAAGCAGAGCCGCATCTGCGCGCACATGCGCCTCTTGCGCCGCGACGACGGGCGTCCCTTCCACGTCTTCAACACCCACCTGAGCCTGCCCACGCCCTTCGCGCGCGAGTTCTGGTCCACCAAGGACAAGATGGGCTGCGGCGTGAATCAGCTCCACGAGGCGCGCAAGCTGGCGGAGTTCGTGGGCAGCCTCCGCGCCGACGAGCCGTTCATCGTCTGTGGAGACTTCAACTCGCCGCCGTCGTCCCCGGTGTTCCGCTACCTCACCGGAGAGGTCTCCTTCACGTGCGCCCAGGCCGCCGTGGGTCAAATCGACCCGAGCGTGTCACGGGGCTTCCCCACCGCGGGCTTCATGCACATGCGCATGCACCTGGACCACATGTTCTCCGGCGGGGGCGTGCGCTGGCTCGACACGGAGGAGACGCACCCCTTCGGGGACTTGAAGAGCCGCTTCCACGGGCTGTCGGACCACATGCCCATCGTCGCGCGCTTCGCGCTGGAGGCGCTCCCCGTCACGCTGCCCGTGCCCGGAGTCCCGAGCGTGGGCTGA
- a CDS encoding pyridoxamine 5'-phosphate oxidase family protein codes for MAQVQTVEALEGVVGSRPLGVMLKSLDSLDDHCVKLLACSSFAVLGYVDVDGQGRATAAGGPLGFARVVDATHLELRLDAPIPLNPTVGCGLLFFIPGLGETLRVNGHATLEGHTLRVTVEEAFVHCAKAIIRSGLWKSPKSTASDTRAAGTWGGDPEVHDWLSRTPFVALASWDAQGLADVSPKGDPTGFLRLDGARVAVPDRPGNRRTDTFHNVLEQSRVALLALIPGETRFLEVSGVASLSTEPSLLASMTVEGKVPKMALLLESHAARLHTSQAIVDAGLWDTARHVPASQLPKMSDVFIDHVRRSPQKGAAAATLRALASKKMMSWALDHDYRKNLY; via the coding sequence ATGGCACAGGTCCAGACAGTCGAGGCGCTCGAAGGTGTGGTGGGCTCCCGCCCGTTGGGCGTGATGCTCAAGTCGTTGGACTCGCTGGACGACCACTGCGTCAAGCTGCTGGCGTGCTCGTCGTTCGCGGTGCTCGGCTACGTCGATGTGGACGGGCAGGGGCGCGCGACGGCGGCGGGCGGGCCCTTGGGGTTCGCGCGCGTCGTGGACGCGACGCACCTGGAGCTGCGGCTGGACGCGCCCATTCCGCTCAATCCCACCGTGGGCTGTGGCCTGCTGTTCTTCATCCCGGGCCTGGGCGAGACGCTGCGGGTCAACGGGCACGCGACGCTCGAAGGACACACCCTTCGCGTCACCGTGGAAGAAGCCTTCGTGCACTGCGCGAAGGCCATCATCCGCTCGGGGCTCTGGAAGTCACCGAAGTCCACTGCGTCGGACACGCGCGCTGCGGGGACCTGGGGCGGGGACCCCGAGGTGCACGACTGGCTGTCACGCACGCCCTTCGTCGCGCTGGCCTCGTGGGACGCGCAGGGCCTCGCGGACGTGAGCCCCAAGGGCGACCCCACGGGCTTCCTCCGGCTCGATGGAGCGCGCGTCGCCGTTCCCGACCGCCCCGGCAACCGTCGCACGGACACCTTCCACAACGTCCTCGAACAATCGCGAGTCGCGCTGCTCGCGCTCATCCCCGGCGAGACGCGCTTCCTGGAGGTCTCCGGCGTCGCCTCGCTCTCCACCGAGCCCTCGCTGCTGGCCTCGATGACCGTCGAGGGCAAGGTGCCGAAGATGGCGCTGCTGCTGGAGTCCCACGCGGCGCGTCTCCACACCAGTCAGGCCATCGTCGACGCGGGGCTGTGGGACACCGCCCGTCACGTGCCCGCGAGCCAACTGCCGAAGATGTCCGACGTGTTCATCGACCACGTCCGGCGCAGCCCCCAGAAGGGCGCCGCCGCCGCGACGCTGCGCGCGCTCGCCTCCAAGAAGATGATGAGCTGGGCGCTGGACCACGACTACAGAAAGAACCTGTACTGA
- a CDS encoding M1 family aminopeptidase yields MRCCHRHSSEPALPQSRAFSLPGATEHYAAERPLRAEHVRIQLELDFEQGRVTGVCTTRVSAVRLSSTLTFDAVDLDVSRVLVDERPVRFVNSGSHVRVELPAPLPPGQAAEVAIHYTARPRRGLYFWGPEAAYPDRPRQAWTQNQDTDARHWFPCLDTPAQKATSELIATFPDGLTALSNGVLVSDTVQDKRRTQHYRMEQPHAPYLVTLAVGDFEELTDTAGTVPLRYLFPRGRREDALRCVRRTPEMVRVFQEATGEPYPWSGYAQVFLTEFIFGGMENTTATSLTDSVLHDARAHADYNAEPLISHELAHQWFGDLLTCRDWPHGWLNEGFATWFEVLWKERADGQDEADQHRQADLEAYLGEVKERYARPIVSRRFHAPLDVFDRHLYEKGGLVLHELRRRLGDELFFRGLRHYVSRHRHGSVETVDLSRAFEQATGHNLDAFFDQYVFAPGHPELKVEVRHEAEEGRLRLKVRQTQRTDAGTPLFRLPLDVVVTVEGKDTRHRLDVTDAEHFFHLPCSTTPSQVRVDPRRDVLGTLEVDKAVGLWLEELRAAPEARARTEAAHALGRDGGHRAVETLGTALADARLFWGTRAACAKALGRIRTPEARARLLASLRAEHPRVRRAVVAALGEFRRDAEVIALLRSLLQSGDTSYFVEAEAARSYGKLRAADALTVLETTSTRPSFQDAIAVGAMDGLAESQDPAAFPLVEARTAYGQPAFLRRAATQAVARLAEVAGRQREAVDLLTELLRDPMFRVQMGVFEAARTLGDRRIISALEGTPLSDARARRAARETVRALREGEPQARELASLREEVDALKEATRAMREKLEGLSLTRPPPMPASKARATKSARGKQATARKKAGKPPAGKRRR; encoded by the coding sequence ATGCGCTGCTGCCACCGTCACTCCTCCGAGCCCGCCCTCCCCCAGTCCCGCGCCTTCAGCCTCCCCGGCGCCACCGAGCACTACGCCGCGGAGCGCCCCCTGCGCGCCGAGCACGTGCGCATCCAACTGGAGCTCGACTTCGAGCAAGGCCGCGTCACCGGCGTCTGCACCACCCGCGTGTCCGCCGTGCGGCTGTCATCCACCCTCACCTTCGACGCGGTGGACCTGGACGTCTCGCGCGTCCTCGTCGACGAGCGCCCCGTGCGCTTCGTCAACTCCGGCTCGCACGTGCGCGTGGAGCTGCCCGCGCCACTGCCGCCCGGCCAGGCCGCGGAGGTGGCCATCCACTACACCGCCCGCCCGCGCCGGGGCCTCTACTTCTGGGGCCCGGAGGCCGCCTACCCGGACCGGCCCCGTCAGGCGTGGACCCAGAACCAGGACACCGACGCCAGGCACTGGTTCCCCTGCCTGGACACGCCCGCGCAGAAGGCCACCTCGGAGCTCATCGCCACCTTCCCCGACGGCCTCACCGCGCTCTCCAACGGCGTGCTCGTCTCCGACACCGTGCAGGACAAGCGGCGCACCCAGCACTACCGCATGGAGCAGCCGCACGCGCCCTACCTCGTCACGCTCGCGGTGGGCGACTTCGAGGAACTGACCGACACCGCGGGCACCGTCCCCCTGCGCTACCTCTTCCCGCGCGGGCGACGCGAGGACGCGCTGCGGTGCGTGCGCCGCACCCCGGAGATGGTGCGCGTGTTCCAGGAGGCCACCGGCGAGCCCTACCCCTGGAGCGGCTACGCGCAGGTGTTCCTCACCGAGTTCATCTTCGGCGGCATGGAGAACACCACCGCCACCAGCCTCACCGACTCCGTCCTCCACGACGCGCGCGCGCACGCGGACTACAACGCGGAGCCGCTCATCTCCCACGAGCTGGCGCACCAGTGGTTCGGGGACTTGCTCACCTGCCGCGACTGGCCCCACGGCTGGCTCAACGAGGGCTTCGCCACCTGGTTCGAGGTGCTGTGGAAGGAGCGCGCGGACGGCCAGGACGAGGCCGACCAGCACCGGCAGGCGGACCTGGAGGCCTACCTGGGCGAGGTGAAGGAGCGCTACGCGCGGCCCATCGTCTCGCGCCGCTTCCACGCCCCGCTGGACGTCTTCGACCGGCACCTCTACGAGAAAGGCGGCCTGGTCCTCCACGAGCTGCGCCGCCGCCTGGGCGACGAGCTGTTCTTCCGCGGCCTGCGCCACTACGTCTCGCGCCACCGGCACGGCTCGGTGGAGACGGTGGACCTGTCGCGCGCCTTCGAGCAGGCCACCGGCCACAACCTGGACGCCTTCTTCGACCAGTACGTCTTCGCCCCCGGCCACCCGGAGCTCAAGGTGGAGGTGCGCCACGAGGCCGAGGAGGGCCGGCTGCGCCTCAAGGTGCGCCAGACGCAGCGCACCGACGCGGGCACGCCCCTGTTCCGCCTGCCGCTGGACGTCGTCGTCACCGTGGAGGGCAAGGACACCCGTCACCGGCTGGACGTGACGGACGCGGAGCACTTCTTCCACCTGCCCTGCTCCACCACGCCCTCGCAGGTGCGCGTGGACCCGCGCCGCGACGTGCTGGGCACGCTGGAGGTGGACAAGGCCGTGGGCCTCTGGCTGGAGGAGCTGCGCGCGGCGCCCGAGGCCCGCGCGCGCACCGAGGCCGCCCACGCGCTGGGCCGCGACGGAGGCCACCGCGCCGTGGAGACGCTGGGCACCGCGCTCGCGGACGCGCGCCTGTTCTGGGGCACCCGCGCCGCGTGCGCCAAGGCCCTGGGCCGCATCCGCACGCCGGAGGCCCGCGCCCGACTGCTCGCGAGCCTGCGCGCCGAGCACCCGCGCGTGCGCCGCGCCGTCGTGGCCGCGCTGGGCGAGTTCCGCCGCGACGCGGAGGTCATCGCGCTGCTGCGCTCCCTCTTGCAATCCGGAGACACCAGCTACTTCGTGGAGGCGGAGGCCGCGCGCAGCTACGGCAAGCTGCGCGCCGCGGATGCGCTGACGGTGCTGGAGACCACCTCCACGCGCCCGTCCTTCCAGGACGCCATCGCCGTGGGCGCCATGGACGGGCTCGCCGAGTCGCAGGACCCCGCCGCCTTCCCCCTGGTGGAGGCGCGCACCGCGTATGGACAGCCCGCCTTCCTGCGCCGCGCGGCCACGCAGGCCGTGGCCCGACTGGCGGAGGTGGCAGGCCGTCAGCGCGAGGCGGTGGATTTGCTGACGGAGCTGTTGAGAGACCCGATGTTCCGCGTGCAGATGGGCGTCTTCGAGGCCGCGAGGACGTTGGGAGACCGGCGCATCATCTCCGCGCTGGAGGGCACCCCGCTCAGTGACGCTCGCGCCCGCCGCGCCGCCCGCGAGACGGTGCGAGCGCTGCGCGAGGGCGAGCCCCAGGCGCGAGAGCTGGCGTCGCTGCGCGAGGAGGTGGACGCGCTGAAGGAGGCCACGCGCGCGATGCGCGAGAAGCTGGAGGGGCTCTCCCTGACGAGGCCTCCCCCGATGCCCGCGTCGAAGGCCCGAGCCACGAAGTCCGCGCGAGGCAAGCAGGCCACCGCGCGCAAGAAGGCGGGCAAGCCTCCCGCCGGCAAGCGTCGACGCTGA
- a CDS encoding J domain-containing protein: MQFVLFYSDKRVREQLFAHVDGTRGVLLVTGVRHGTAMRSPELREPFATLEFLHGRVLTQVLVADEGTPDGMWRDPLGDLGDKLHPDSKDDAYAVTTGYLLLVDGQPRQVVRKHGLPAEDLWFLEDALSRLEPRIPAPDPARRPGKKRPEPAPRAPRRPASTGAPREASDEDASGHRARGEWGDDERDGAESPGRRGRGAWGGEARDGGERGARSRQDPEATPPRGTRVRSGAPARKDAWEVLGLERGVSRDEARKAFRALIAGYHPDKVAHLAPEFRELAERRTRELLEAWETVEQELES; the protein is encoded by the coding sequence GTGCAGTTCGTCCTCTTCTATTCGGACAAGCGGGTGCGCGAGCAGCTCTTCGCCCATGTGGACGGGACGCGAGGGGTGTTGCTGGTGACGGGCGTGCGTCATGGGACGGCCATGCGCTCCCCCGAGCTGCGCGAGCCCTTCGCCACGCTGGAGTTCCTCCACGGCCGCGTGTTGACGCAGGTGCTGGTGGCGGACGAGGGCACCCCGGACGGCATGTGGAGGGACCCGCTGGGGGATTTGGGCGACAAGCTGCACCCCGACAGCAAGGATGACGCGTACGCCGTCACCACGGGCTACCTGCTGCTGGTGGATGGCCAGCCGCGCCAGGTGGTGCGCAAGCACGGCCTGCCCGCCGAGGACCTGTGGTTCCTGGAGGACGCGCTGAGCCGGCTGGAGCCGCGCATCCCCGCGCCGGACCCCGCGCGCCGTCCGGGGAAGAAGCGCCCGGAGCCCGCGCCTCGCGCACCGCGTCGTCCCGCCAGCACGGGCGCGCCGCGGGAAGCCTCGGACGAGGATGCCAGCGGTCACCGCGCGCGAGGCGAATGGGGCGACGACGAACGGGATGGCGCCGAGAGCCCGGGTCGCCGCGGACGAGGCGCCTGGGGCGGCGAGGCGCGGGACGGAGGCGAGCGTGGGGCCCGGAGCCGTCAGGACCCGGAGGCGACACCTCCCCGAGGGACCCGGGTCCGGAGCGGGGCGCCCGCGCGCAAGGACGCGTGGGAGGTGCTGGGGCTCGAGCGGGGCGTGTCTCGGGACGAGGCGCGCAAGGCGTTCCGCGCGCTCATCGCCGGCTACCACCCGGACAAGGTGGCGCACCTGGCGCCGGAGTTCCGCGAGCTGGCCGAGCGCCGCACGCGCGAACTCCTGGAGGCGTGGGAGACCGTGGAGCAGGAACTCGAGTCGTAG